A region of Thermococcus argininiproducens DNA encodes the following proteins:
- the cas1b gene encoding type I-B CRISPR-associated endonuclease Cas1b: MRKRSLTLLSDGTLSRRENTLYFENAQGRRPLAIEGIYDIYVYGHVNITSQALHFLAQKGIAIHFFNHYGHYDGSFYPKESLHSGDLLIKQAKHYLDKEKRLKLAKLFVVGAGRNMEQNLKRWKVKVSFDGLLKELEEVEKITDIMNVEARIRQKYYALWDSVLPKGFKIIKRTRRPPQNEMNALISFLNSRLYATIVSELYNTQLSPTISYLHEPGERRFSLALDLSEIFKPIIADRVANRLVRQGVIKKEHFRDDLNGVLLNDDGKRIVLRAINEEMRKSVRHPKLKKNVTKQRLIRLEAYKLIKHLVGGQEYEPLVAWF, from the coding sequence ATGAGAAAGCGCTCCTTAACTTTACTCTCGGATGGAACCCTCTCCCGAAGGGAAAATACACTCTACTTTGAGAACGCTCAGGGGAGAAGGCCGCTGGCAATTGAGGGTATTTACGACATCTACGTTTACGGCCATGTGAACATAACCTCGCAGGCCCTTCACTTTCTGGCCCAAAAGGGGATAGCAATTCATTTCTTCAACCATTATGGTCACTATGATGGGAGTTTTTATCCAAAGGAGAGTCTCCATTCTGGAGATCTGCTCATTAAACAGGCGAAACACTACCTTGATAAAGAAAAAAGGCTTAAACTGGCAAAACTCTTTGTTGTCGGCGCGGGCAGGAACATGGAGCAGAATCTGAAGCGCTGGAAAGTGAAAGTATCTTTTGATGGACTTTTGAAGGAGCTTGAGGAGGTTGAAAAGATAACCGATATAATGAACGTTGAAGCAAGAATAAGACAGAAATACTACGCTCTCTGGGATAGTGTTCTCCCAAAGGGGTTTAAAATTATAAAAAGAACTAGAAGGCCTCCCCAGAATGAAATGAATGCACTGATAAGCTTTCTCAATTCTAGGCTTTATGCGACAATAGTTAGTGAGCTCTACAACACACAGCTAAGCCCGACCATTAGCTATTTACATGAACCCGGTGAGAGGAGGTTTTCTCTTGCCCTCGATCTTAGTGAGATTTTCAAGCCGATAATTGCTGACCGCGTGGCCAATAGGCTTGTTAGGCAAGGTGTAATTAAGAAGGAACATTTCAGGGATGATCTAAATGGAGTTTTGCTCAACGATGATGGCAAGAGGATTGTTTTGAGAGCAATCAACGAGGAAATGAGAAAAAGCGTGAGGCATCCAAAACTAAAGAAAAACGTCACCAAGCAAAGGCTAATAAGACTTGAGGCATATAAATTAATTAAGCACCTCGTTGGGGGTCAAGAGTATGAGCCGCTGGTGGCGTGGTTTTAG
- the cas4 gene encoding CRISPR-associated protein Cas4, with protein sequence MDPYLPDELLIRGTEINYLFICKTKLWYFSHGVTMEQESEWVDLGKFLHEKSYFGEEKNIKIGPIAIDFIKKGDIIEIHEIKKGRSMEKAHEMQALYYLYYLKRLGIKAKAILNYPKLRETKEIILNGHEEDVERAIKEVEEIKSLSIPPTPVKSKKCKKCAYYELCWV encoded by the coding sequence ACCTCTTCATCTGCAAAACAAAGCTCTGGTACTTTTCCCACGGAGTCACAATGGAGCAGGAGAGCGAATGGGTAGATCTAGGAAAATTCCTCCATGAAAAAAGCTACTTTGGTGAAGAGAAGAACATTAAGATCGGCCCAATTGCCATTGATTTCATCAAGAAGGGGGATATCATTGAGATCCATGAAATCAAAAAGGGAAGGTCAATGGAAAAGGCCCACGAAATGCAGGCTCTTTATTACCTCTACTACCTCAAAAGGCTGGGCATTAAAGCAAAAGCCATTCTCAACTATCCAAAGCTTAGGGAAACAAAAGAAATAATACTCAATGGTCATGAAGAGGACGTGGAAAGGGCTATAAAAGAAGTTGAAGAGATAAAGTCTCTTTCTATACCTCCAACTCCGGTAAAATCAAAGAAATGTAAAAAGTGCGCTTATTACGAACTATGTTGGGTGTGA
- the cas2 gene encoding CRISPR-associated endonuclease Cas2: MYIIVVYDVNVSRVNKVKKFLRQHLIWVQNSVFEGEVTLAEYERIKKGIKELIDEDEDSVIIYKLRSRPKRKSIGIEKNPVEELFSTY, from the coding sequence ATGTATATCATCGTAGTTTACGATGTGAACGTTTCTCGAGTAAATAAAGTGAAGAAGTTTTTGAGACAGCATTTAATCTGGGTTCAAAATAGCGTCTTTGAAGGGGAAGTTACACTAGCCGAATACGAGAGAATTAAAAAAGGAATTAAAGAGCTTATTGATGAGGATGAAGACTCCGTGATCATTTACAAGTTAAGATCAAGGCCAAAAAGAAAGAGTATTGGAATAGAGAAGAATCCGGTGGAGGAATTATTTAGCACATATTGA
- a CDS encoding PD-(D/E)XK nuclease family protein, protein MGNIEEFGKRLENLLKYGNIRGPKRTIRVTSVSFCPLRAALTTRYDVRFFGEKNKEKILGQVLHMGLLGLIKDSWPYLQGDIEANPEIEKEVSYDLGEGWLLTGRIDLVIGEHVFEFKFFSEFSYEKIPENLSDVEEDSVLNAYTEQLNAYLNMLPDAEFGHLWIFRHNELIPWKKLEIKKDSKAFKAFLKRARGIIELIESIENGEFPKDPKLRFNWECKRCIFRSICAK, encoded by the coding sequence GTGGGGAACATAGAGGAGTTTGGAAAGCGATTGGAAAACCTTCTTAAGTATGGGAATATCAGGGGACCTAAAAGGACCATCAGAGTGACTTCTGTTTCTTTTTGTCCTTTGAGGGCAGCTTTAACCACTCGGTACGACGTTAGGTTTTTTGGAGAGAAAAATAAGGAAAAGATACTAGGCCAGGTACTTCACATGGGCCTTTTAGGGCTTATCAAGGATTCATGGCCATATTTGCAGGGCGATATTGAGGCTAATCCTGAGATAGAAAAAGAAGTCTCATACGACTTGGGAGAAGGATGGCTTTTAACTGGTAGGATTGATCTTGTAATAGGAGAACACGTGTTCGAGTTTAAGTTCTTTAGTGAGTTCTCTTACGAAAAAATACCTGAAAACCTTAGTGATGTTGAAGAGGATAGTGTGTTGAACGCGTATACAGAGCAGCTAAATGCGTATCTAAACATGCTTCCTGATGCAGAATTTGGACACCTATGGATATTTCGACATAATGAGCTAATTCCATGGAAAAAGCTAGAAATTAAAAAAGATTCAAAGGCATTTAAGGCGTTTTTGAAGAGAGCCAGAGGCATCATTGAGCTCATTGAATCCATAGAGAATGGAGAATTCCCCAAAGACCCGAAACTACGCTTTAACTGGGAATGTAAAAGGTGTATTTTTAGGTCAATATGTGCTAAATAA